From the genome of Virgibacillus proomii, one region includes:
- a CDS encoding ATP-binding protein: MFALQKGRRKVGRTSKRSFSLKVKMIILISFLIVGIFIIFGLFLHSFISTTIEDQIAKRALSVSQSIANMPSIREAFELENPENVIQDIVQPIQKSIGAEFIVVGNKKGIRYSHPHPERIGKQMVGGDNVRALKKGESYISKREGSLGLSIRGKTPIRNQDEAIIGVVSVGFLNEEVQNIIQQQIRSVWLTLFGIILVGIFGAIAIAIYLKKLLSNMEPEEISQILLQREAILQSTHEGIIAVDKQGKIMMMNVAAQNVLFNQELESSQYIGRSASEFLPHTDLLHVLETGERHFNKEMVLGDAIVLTNRTPIFHQQSIIGAVFTFRKKTELENITKELSQIKQYSNAQRAQTHEFSNKLYTILGLLQLGKREEAITYIKQENKTQLEFSRFLLKNVADPMFQGLLQGKLNQSNELGIKMTIHPDSQLNTIFTGEKQKAFLTTAGNLIENAIESVKHEAKSKRKVAILFTDIGEDVIVEVDDSGSGVAPDDINYIFEQGYTTKDGENRGIGLALSKHVLNRVGGNILVEEGELGGACFIMIMPKDGGKSYGQEDTCSYY; the protein is encoded by the coding sequence ATGTTCGCTTTACAAAAAGGTAGGAGAAAGGTTGGAAGAACTTCTAAACGGAGCTTCAGTTTAAAGGTAAAAATGATTATTCTGATCAGCTTTCTGATTGTTGGGATTTTTATTATCTTTGGTTTGTTTCTTCACTCATTTATTTCAACAACAATAGAAGATCAAATTGCCAAACGTGCGTTAAGTGTGTCACAGAGTATTGCAAATATGCCAAGTATAAGAGAGGCTTTTGAGTTGGAAAACCCTGAGAATGTTATTCAGGATATCGTTCAACCAATTCAGAAGAGCATTGGTGCAGAATTTATTGTTGTCGGAAATAAGAAAGGGATTCGTTATTCGCATCCACACCCGGAAAGAATAGGAAAGCAAATGGTCGGCGGTGATAACGTTCGTGCCTTAAAAAAAGGAGAATCCTATATATCGAAACGGGAGGGGTCGTTAGGATTATCTATTCGGGGTAAAACGCCAATTAGAAATCAAGATGAAGCAATCATTGGGGTAGTATCAGTTGGCTTTTTAAATGAAGAAGTTCAGAATATTATTCAACAGCAAATTAGATCCGTGTGGCTAACATTATTTGGTATTATTTTAGTAGGGATTTTTGGAGCAATTGCTATAGCCATCTATCTAAAAAAACTATTATCCAATATGGAACCAGAGGAAATCTCACAAATATTATTGCAAAGGGAGGCGATTTTGCAGTCTACGCATGAGGGGATCATCGCTGTCGATAAACAAGGCAAGATCATGATGATGAATGTTGCTGCACAAAACGTCTTATTTAATCAGGAATTGGAAAGTAGTCAGTATATTGGACGATCTGCAAGCGAATTTTTACCGCATACGGATTTGCTACATGTGCTAGAAACTGGTGAGAGGCATTTTAATAAAGAGATGGTACTTGGTGATGCAATTGTATTAACGAATCGAACCCCAATCTTTCACCAACAATCCATTATTGGAGCTGTCTTTACGTTTCGAAAAAAAACAGAACTTGAAAACATTACAAAAGAATTATCACAAATAAAGCAGTATTCCAATGCTCAGCGTGCACAGACACATGAATTTTCGAATAAACTTTATACCATTCTTGGATTATTACAGCTTGGTAAACGGGAAGAAGCTATAACGTATATTAAACAAGAAAACAAAACGCAGCTGGAGTTTTCACGATTTTTACTGAAAAATGTTGCTGATCCAATGTTTCAAGGGTTATTACAAGGAAAACTTAATCAGTCAAATGAGCTTGGAATTAAGATGACGATTCATCCGGATAGTCAACTCAATACTATCTTTACCGGAGAAAAACAGAAGGCATTTTTAACGACTGCTGGTAATTTGATCGAAAATGCCATTGAATCCGTCAAGCATGAAGCAAAGTCAAAGCGTAAAGTTGCTATCTTGTTTACGGATATTGGAGAGGATGTCATTGTTGAGGTAGATGATTCGGGTTCTGGTGTTGCACCTGACGACATCAACTATATTTTTGAACAAGGATATACAACAAAAGACGGAGAAAATCGCGGAATTGGTCTAGCTTTGAGTAAACATGTTTTAAATCGTGTCGGAGGCAATATTCTAGTAGAAGAAGGAGAACTAGGAGGGGCTTGTTTTATAATGATTATGCCAAAGGATGGAGGGAAAAGTTATGGGCAGGAAGATACATGTTCTTATTATTGA
- a CDS encoding response regulator, whose translation MGRKIHVLIIEDDFRVAAINKQFVEQIGGYQVVNSVKTAQEAYQYLQMPGVEVDLVLLDIYIPDVEGLELFWRLRTQYRAIDIVIVSAAAEADVIEEVLRGGVFDYIIKPVDADRFNQMLKQYEQRRHFLSSKEFLEQHEVDILIQRKINRFPNKTNKELPKGIDPITLEEVTNLLKYKKMKGITAVELSEQIGTSRSTARRYLEYLVTLKKIRTTLLYGNVGRPERFYVPYETYEQNATNKN comes from the coding sequence ATGGGCAGGAAGATACATGTTCTTATTATTGAAGATGATTTTCGTGTTGCAGCTATAAATAAGCAATTCGTAGAACAAATAGGTGGATATCAAGTTGTAAATAGTGTCAAAACAGCTCAGGAGGCTTATCAATATCTCCAAATGCCAGGAGTGGAAGTAGATTTAGTGTTATTAGATATATATATTCCTGATGTAGAAGGTTTGGAACTATTCTGGCGGTTACGTACACAATATCGAGCAATAGATATTGTTATTGTTTCCGCTGCTGCAGAAGCAGACGTCATTGAGGAAGTACTTCGTGGAGGGGTTTTTGATTATATTATTAAGCCAGTAGATGCCGATCGTTTTAATCAGATGCTCAAGCAATATGAACAAAGGCGTCATTTCCTATCATCGAAGGAGTTCTTAGAGCAACATGAAGTCGATATTCTAATCCAAAGGAAGATCAATCGTTTTCCTAATAAAACAAATAAAGAATTACCAAAAGGGATTGATCCGATCACTTTGGAGGAAGTTACGAATTTATTAAAATATAAGAAGATGAAAGGGATTACTGCGGTCGAGTTAAGTGAGCAAATTGGTACAAGTCGATCCACAGCCAGAAGATATTTGGAGTATCTCGTTACTCTAAAGAAGATTCGGACAACCCTTCTTTATGGAAATGTCGGTAGACCAGAACGCTTTTACGTCCCCTATGAAACTTATGAACAAAATGCTACAAATAAGAATTAA
- a CDS encoding CitMHS family transporter, producing the protein MGVLSIIGFLTIIIIVLLLISGRVTPIIALVLTPISGAFIAGFGLEEIGAFFDEGITDVVHVAIMFIFAILFFGIMQDVGLFDPLIRGMISISQGNVIAICIGSVVIAAIAQLDGSGASTFLITIPALLPLYKKLKMNPYLLLLLIGGSASIMNMLPWAGPLGRSASVLNMDVTELWRPLIPIQAIGLVLMIVLAIVLGYREKKRITKEYGSIAAAAAIEPDLQIGKETSESIKTEPAPPQSKKLWINVILTIAVIGTLVWGVIPAGLVFMIGVSLALPINYPKMQDQMDRIRYHAPNALMMATIILAAGTFLGVLTGTGMLNAIAEDIVTVIPAFIAPYVHLIIGFFGVPFDLLLSTDAYYFALMPVVEQIATGFGIDSLSTTYAMIVGNIVGTFISPFSPAVWLALGLAGLEMGRHIRYSLFWLWGLSLVLLVFSIIIGLIVV; encoded by the coding sequence ATGGGAGTTCTAAGTATCATTGGATTTTTGACGATCATTATTATTGTACTATTATTAATAAGTGGGCGAGTTACACCAATTATAGCGTTAGTATTAACACCTATTAGTGGAGCGTTTATTGCTGGATTTGGACTAGAGGAAATTGGAGCATTTTTTGATGAGGGGATTACTGATGTAGTACATGTTGCGATTATGTTTATTTTTGCTATTCTATTCTTTGGAATAATGCAAGACGTTGGCTTGTTTGATCCGTTGATTCGTGGCATGATTTCTATATCACAGGGAAACGTCATTGCAATTTGCATCGGGAGTGTTGTGATTGCTGCAATCGCACAGTTGGATGGGTCCGGTGCCTCAACATTCCTGATTACTATACCAGCGTTGCTTCCGTTATATAAGAAGCTAAAAATGAATCCATATTTACTACTGCTACTCATAGGTGGAAGCGCAAGTATTATGAATATGCTACCATGGGCTGGACCGTTGGGTAGATCAGCATCTGTATTAAATATGGATGTAACAGAATTATGGAGACCGTTAATACCTATTCAAGCGATTGGGCTCGTACTGATGATTGTTTTAGCAATTGTTCTTGGTTATCGAGAAAAAAAGCGAATTACGAAAGAATATGGATCTATTGCAGCAGCTGCGGCTATTGAACCTGATTTGCAAATTGGAAAAGAAACTTCAGAAAGTATAAAGACAGAGCCGGCACCTCCTCAATCCAAGAAATTATGGATAAACGTTATTTTAACAATTGCGGTTATAGGTACATTAGTTTGGGGAGTCATACCAGCAGGGCTTGTATTTATGATTGGGGTAAGTTTAGCGTTACCAATTAATTATCCGAAAATGCAAGATCAAATGGATCGTATTCGCTATCATGCTCCAAATGCATTAATGATGGCAACGATTATACTTGCAGCCGGAACGTTTTTAGGAGTTCTTACTGGTACAGGGATGTTGAATGCTATTGCAGAAGATATTGTCACCGTAATCCCAGCATTCATCGCTCCGTATGTACATTTAATAATCGGATTTTTCGGTGTTCCATTTGATTTGTTATTAAGCACAGATGCGTATTACTTTGCATTAATGCCAGTAGTCGAACAAATTGCAACCGGTTTTGGTATTGATTCTTTATCTACCACTTACGCCATGATTGTTGGCAACATCGTTGGAACGTTTATCAGCCCATTTTCACCAGCAGTTTGGTTGGCTTTAGGACTAGCGGGCTTGGAAATGGGACGGCATATCCGCTATTCGTTGTTTTGGTTATGGGGGCTTAGCTTAGTCCTATTGGTTTTTTCCATAATAATCGGATTGATTGTTGTATAA
- a CDS encoding DUF3953 domain-containing protein, with amino-acid sequence MLTVIRVALAIIVLVLSGYSSITNNLVLFPFMMLFLGALMLVNGIGVLQKDKKDFGGFLSIAASVLALITSIELLLP; translated from the coding sequence TTGTTAACTGTAATTAGAGTTGCTTTAGCAATAATAGTCCTCGTTTTATCAGGTTATAGTTCAATAACTAATAATCTTGTATTGTTTCCATTTATGATGTTGTTTTTAGGAGCATTAATGTTAGTTAATGGAATTGGTGTACTTCAAAAAGATAAAAAAGATTTTGGGGGCTTTTTAAGCATTGCTGCTTCCGTATTAGCTTTGATCACCTCAATAGAACTTCTTTTACCTTGA
- the rpsN gene encoding 30S ribosomal protein S14, whose translation MAKKSKIAKEKKRQKMVEQYAALRKELKAKGDYEAIRKLPRDSSPTRLKNRCEVTGRPRGYMRKFNMSRIAFREYAHKGQIPGVKKASW comes from the coding sequence ATGGCAAAAAAGTCTAAAATTGCAAAAGAGAAAAAACGCCAGAAGATGGTTGAACAATATGCTGCCTTGAGAAAAGAGTTAAAAGCAAAAGGTGATTATGAAGCAATTCGTAAATTACCACGAGATTCTTCTCCAACTCGCTTGAAAAATCGCTGTGAAGTTACAGGCAGACCACGTGGCTACATGCGAAAGTTCAATATGTCACGCATTGCCTTTAGAGAATATGCTCATAAAGGGCAAATACCAGGTGTGAAAAAAGCTAGTTGGTAG